From Alligator mississippiensis isolate rAllMis1 chromosome 1, rAllMis1, whole genome shotgun sequence:
ACCTGTGCATTTGAGACAGCATTTATCCTGGAACAAAAACAATAAAACTCAAGTAAGAGATTTTTAAATGTTAGTAAAACCTTAAGAAAAATTTTAAACATAAATAAAGCTTCTGAAAACATCCTGAGAAAGTTACTTGTTATGTCATTCCCTTCTAGCCACAGACTAGATGCAAGATCTTCATTTAGTTCATCTTGCAATTAGCTCCACAGGGCAGAATCTCTACATTCAAGCAGAATTTCAATTAAGTCAACAGGGACCACCCGGAGATAGAAGTCTGTTCTCCTACAACCTGTAGGATATGAGCTTGGGAACAGTGAAATGCTTTACTGAAAACTTAATTCTATATGATATAACAAGAATATGATATAAAAAGGCACCCCAAAGAGTGATAAGGTGACAAAGACAACACTAAAAAGTACATTCTCTGACTAATTGTATATCTCTAATGTAACCCTTTTATACTGAAAAAGCCAGTGCCATTTACAGGAGTTTTAGGACTCCCCTTCTCGaaatccctgccccctcctccccccaaaaaagctgtagaaaaaaaaattgttcccaaTTTGTGTTAATATGAGTTACTGAACGTTACGGTGGGAGTTTTGTTCAAGGAATCCAGATACTAGTGACAGAGAATCACTTGTATAAAAGAAATGGCTGGTTCCTTATACTGAGCCAAGATGCACATCAGTTTTGAAGAATTCAAATTttaaaactctggaaaaaataaatTCACTTCTACTAGATAAAGAACaaacaaatacataaatatattatATACAAACAGACCTCTGAattatccagaaaaaaaattcttgacaATCCAAAGTTTGAACACCTTGTATATGTTGGTTAAActgttgctttaaaaatatattaataagcaATTAAAATGCTCTCTTACATGAAGAAGGCAAGTGTAGAAAACACTCCACAGGTATGGAAGGCATGGTTCATTTGTTCTGGCTTAGGGTATACTACTGCAGCATCTATCATTATCCACCAGCCTGTGAAAAACTAGAGTGACAATGAAATTATCACACAGTATTGTGAAAATAGAAAGATGTCCAGACAGACAAGATAGCATGCTAAAAATTCAATCCTTTACATACCACTAATCTAGTTCATAAGTATACCTTTCTTTAGCTAAGCATCAGATTCTAAAATTCCTTgaaagatatatagatatatgttcTATAAAACTAGGAACTTGAGTAAACCTTCAATATTGATGTTTCCAAAGCAGTATCTGGTATTAGACACTTGTTTTTCataaaaattgaaagaaaacatacGGCTTAGTCTATTCTGAAAGGCAGAACTCAAGTTCTCAATCTATACATGATCTAGCTAGATAAAATATGATTTTATCTTATTATGCTAGATCAGGAGTGTTCAACCTCTGGCTCCTGGTACCATGCTATCCAGCCTCCAGGGCTCCTATGGATCTGAGGATCCCCACAGGCTGTGGCCCTATGCAATCAATCAGGTGGGTAGGGCAACATGGgcccccagagcctgatcccagtTTATGGGGGCAAcacagggcccaatctggcctgtggacaaaCCCTGTACCATTCATTTGGCTTGCAGGCCAAAACCATGAACACCACTGTGCTAAATACCTTCCAGCAATTTGAGCCAACGCTCCCCACCAGCAAAAACTATAACAAAAATTTAGCAAATCCAGGTAAGTGGTAAAGCTTTTACTAAATAATGAACATACAAAAATAATGAAGAAacacattgttttaaaaaaaacacaattaGCACTAAAGTTTAGCAGATTTGATTTAGGaagttttgaaaataaaaatgtaaaaaaaagcaCCATTGCCTCATTAGTCATACTGACAAATCTGGGCTCGTTCTCTTTTTATACAAATACCTACCAAGACACCTGCAACCACTGAAGCAACTGTATTTCTTCTTTCGCTCCAATCGATGCACTCGCATTCTGGCCATCGGAAATTGTCCAGGAATCCTGCCATGGCTTTAATGCTTAGGTTTTTCTTCCTTATCAGTACTCTTTCATGAATTTTTCATTAATCATGGAGTCCTAAATACTTAAAACATGGCCAACAAGTTTAGGAGTATCATCACTTTTTTATTACTAAAAAAATTTGTTGACACATTTGCTAATAGCAGAAAGCTTGAAAAAGTGTCCTTTCTCCAAACAAGTTTGGTCAAATTTAGGTTACACAAGACCAACCTAAACAAAAAACCAAATGAACCTCCCAATCCAAACACTGAAGAATGACTTCAGATTAATTTTAATTGGTCTTCAGAGGAGAACATTCATTAGGTTAAAATCCTGATCCCAGTTTTAGTCTAGAACTCCAGATATTATGGAAAGCACTGAAGCAGTCCATAAACGGTTGCAGTCGATCATAATTTCAAAATTAACACACTGCTTCACAAGTAAAaatgtggttttaaaaaaatacaggtaTATATCCAAAATTCAGCTTTAAGTACTTATTGGGGTCCAAGATTTGGCTCTTACCTGCAGCGATGCACAATGCATGAACTATGATTTAGGCTAGAACTACAGAACTCTGtactacaggcaacccctgcttaacgcagttttgcttagcgctatttcactataacgctcattttaaattgatgtttgatttcacttagcgctcagcaagtttcaGTATAATGGTcgcggttgccatcttgggtcattgaAAACAATTGTGGTTGCCATCTagggttgtcaaatacttttggttttgcttaactCTCATTTCGCTTAAtgctcggtttttcaggaaccaattaagaacGCTAAGTGGGGGGTGCCTGTTTAGCCCAGAAAAAGGTATGCAAGAATACAACAAATAACTATCACAAAATAAATTGACACTAGGATCTACACAACCCTCAGCAATATATAAAGATACATAGCCAAGTTAGGTAACTCCCAATAATTCCTCCCAGGGAGGTCTGCTCACAATCCAAAGGAAAAGTGAAATCTAGATTTCTTCCCTACACTTGGCTTGTTGTAAACTTCAGTGTCTTTGAAGTTTGTATCTCTTATTATTTTATAAGTTTTAGAAGCTGTGTGGTATGAATTATTCATATTTATGATGCAAGACTGTCTGTGTCAGTAATACTTTGCATTTAGAAATAAATCTCTTGCGACATTACCTTGCCTGCTTATATATAAAAGCCAAGAAATCATACAAGTTCTTTATATTCAAGTTCAATAAAGGTACAGTGTTTGATACATCTTTCCCATAAGGTTAAAAGCACTATAAACCCCAGgttttcctgggttttttaaATTCATCCTGACACAGAAATTGCACTAAACATATTGTATGCAACTGGCATACTATGAATATTTTCTCTCTCGCAAGAGCAGTAAAGGTAGCTGTTAAAGAGTTGGGGCTTGAAAATTTACCAAATGCCTGCTTGGCAAAAGAATTAAATCTCCTAGTTATATATCAGTACTAAAGATGACCCCTTTAAATGATTATTACTTCTTTCCTCCCATAGCAAATACCCCCCAAGATGAGCAAAAGGATGCTGAGGTTCTTAATTTTGTCCCCAGCCTTGAGCTTCTCCCCATGGTTAGTAAATGTATAACCTGATAAATGTGAAGATGCTCCTACACCCATCTGGCAATTGGAAGGGAGGAGGTGAATCACTTCAAAAACCAAAACCGCAAATCTCCTCCTGGTTTGCAAGGCGTATCAACTACATTAGCTTTTTTCCAGTCAGCTGGCTGTTCCAGCTTCACCAGCTTTCCCTACCCCCTCCTCAGCTGTGAATACCGTAGTGCCTCACTTCACTGTGGTTTACAACTTTCCCAAGCAGCAAGTGTGAAATTTATACAATTACTTTTTTTCATTGATAGATGTCATTCTCAAGATCAGCAACAGCAAACAGTattattaattttacattttgCCAGAATAAACAGTACTGAGAAATATATAGGTTATGAACTCCACACACGCCTCCTGGAGCTAAtctttttggcaagtgtgccacaaattagctcagTACCCTCAATGAGTGccattcccacccccttcccctggatGACCTGCTCTCCTTTCTGCCCCCAGCTCGATCTGCTACTCCactttctacttcctgccctatctgccctactgcgctgcctgtccccttcccaatctgccacGTACCACATGCCACAGGCTGCCCATACCACTCGTGGCACATGCCataggctggccacccctgttctatgcTATCTTTAGTCATGTACACCTAGTAAACTCATTATTTTGACCACAATTACACTTTCAATAATTGTCAAACTGAAAATCAGATTCTACATTACAATTAGAATGCTGAGTCATGAAAATAAATGCCAACCAAGGAAAGTTTGAGCAGATGTTTTGAAAAGCAAAAAAGTTGATAAAACATCTAGAAGCACCTACAGACTATTATTCtataaatcagagatgcataagctttcatgagcccaagctcATTTCATCAAATGCCATCAATCCCAGCCATTCACTCTCTTCAGAGCAAGAAACTTGCTCAATTTTGAAAGGTTTCTAAAAAATAAGCGCAAAATAAGATTGCTATCAGACTCCTTCCTTACAACAACATTGCCAAAGCATTACAGGAAATATTAATATTACTGTTCTCTTGCTATAGCGTATATTAGTCTCCTGAAACGATTCAATATATCCCGCCTGCAAAATTCTTCCTTTTGAGATGTCAGACTGTCATAATATTTAAAATAGCTTCAATACATTTGGTAATCTGATCTGCTTCCAACTGAGGTTTTAACTTTCATCACTATACTGGCTTATTAAGAGAGTTTATTCTGTCATTAAAACGTGACCTGTTAGATTTTCAGATTACTTCAAAAATCTGTTTAGGAGCAAATTTTGCATAAAGtcagttctttttttaaattttaagtctAGGAGGCCAAAGCATAATGCTTTTTACTATGACTCAGGTGAAAATATAGCCTTTATTTTTCCAACCCAGATTTATGTGGATTTATAACATCAGAGcaactggcatgcattaaccctAGTAAAAACTTTCATAACTCTAGTACCATAtctactcaaatccaagatgaggttttttccccccttacccAATcaggctgggggaaaaaaagtcttgctttggattcaagtaccagcccatggcatgtggcaagttagctctggctttggccctgggcttggggctgaagcctggggctgagctgctgcctgccccagtctggaatggctcatttggcaggggagaaggcacatggctggggagagagcaggggacaACAcgaagtggaggggaggagggacctacagccctcccctgccctgcagcctggctacCACTCCTTACTCCCCTCTCTgcacctgccccctacccccttaTTTTCTActccagccccagtccagccAGGAGCTAACGCTGCTTTCATCTGGCTGTGGGGTAAGCTGAGGCCACACTGTTACTGACCACCCTGGAGCAGAAACAGAGCTACAACAGAAGACAACAGGGGGGAACAGCACAGGAGGCAAAGGTGAGGGGCAGACAGCAGTGGGGAACATGGCAGAGAGGTGCCTGGCAGTGGGTAAGCagcaaaagggggtggggggaggagtggggcagcaCGTGGAGGACAGGTACACAGGACAAGGGGAAGGGGCCTGGCTCCTCACCGCAGCCATGGCAtgaggggatgaatttaagacacc
This genomic window contains:
- the TMEM50B gene encoding transmembrane protein 50B — protein: MAGFLDNFRWPECECIDWSERRNTVASVVAGVLFFTGWWIMIDAAVVYPKPEQMNHAFHTCGVFSTLAFFMINAVSNAQVRGDSYGDGCLGRTGARVWLFIGFMLMFGSLIASMWILFGAYVTQNINVYPGLAVFFQNALIFFSTLIYKFGRTEELWG